From Arthrobacter sp. FW306-2-2C-D06B, a single genomic window includes:
- a CDS encoding purine-cytosine permease family protein: protein MTTEASDRPRARPGAPLIEVRSIDWVPDNERHGRLWHQAPLWFLGNFQYFSIPIGFIGPSMGLSLGWTVVASVLGIGVGTIFMAFHASQGPTMGLPQMIQSRAQFGYRGVVVPLIATLFTYVAFNVVDTVLLGDGLGSAFGWNPALIAVVAAAGAAALAIFGHDWLHKAFRVLLYVSLPLMLILTIGVITGNAGGAESATQYGFNWGAFMAQFAAAAAYNITYAPYVSDYSRYLPSRTKSRSVIAAVFFGASSSAIWLIVLGAWLAIRLGATDGLAGLQLAGNTVFVHLGDATALLSAMALAATMGMNAYGGMLTVLTTVDSIRPIKPTRKARVITILVLTAVWYLIASTITSGAVSTVFSSLTLMLYLLVPWTATNLVDYFLVRKGHYAITDLFTPKGIYGAWGSRGLLSFAIGLVAEIPFMVLPQIGSWSYTGPLAQALGGVDIAWLVGLLVTSIAYILLSRSLNVAAEQAAQLSSDQKLGREEEATTPVPY, encoded by the coding sequence ATGACGACAGAAGCATCCGACCGGCCCAGGGCGCGGCCCGGCGCACCACTGATCGAGGTCCGTTCAATCGACTGGGTTCCCGATAACGAACGGCACGGCCGCCTGTGGCACCAAGCGCCGCTTTGGTTCCTGGGCAATTTCCAATACTTCTCCATCCCGATCGGCTTCATCGGCCCATCGATGGGCCTGTCCCTCGGGTGGACGGTGGTGGCCAGCGTTCTGGGCATCGGAGTGGGAACCATTTTCATGGCCTTCCACGCCTCCCAGGGTCCAACCATGGGCCTACCGCAGATGATCCAGTCGCGGGCCCAATTCGGGTACCGGGGCGTGGTCGTTCCCTTGATCGCCACCCTTTTCACCTATGTGGCCTTCAATGTCGTTGATACCGTGCTCCTCGGTGACGGCCTCGGCAGCGCTTTCGGCTGGAACCCGGCACTCATTGCCGTTGTCGCTGCGGCGGGCGCGGCGGCCCTTGCGATCTTCGGCCATGACTGGCTGCACAAGGCCTTCCGCGTGCTGCTCTACGTTTCCCTGCCGCTGATGCTGATTCTGACCATCGGAGTCATCACCGGAAACGCCGGCGGAGCCGAAAGCGCCACGCAGTACGGCTTCAACTGGGGCGCGTTCATGGCACAGTTCGCCGCGGCAGCGGCATACAACATCACGTATGCCCCCTACGTCTCCGACTATTCGCGGTACCTGCCGTCCAGAACCAAAAGCCGGTCCGTCATCGCTGCTGTGTTCTTCGGCGCATCGTCGTCTGCGATCTGGCTGATCGTCCTTGGGGCGTGGCTGGCGATCCGGCTTGGCGCCACCGACGGCCTCGCCGGACTCCAGCTGGCAGGAAACACTGTTTTCGTGCACCTCGGTGATGCGACCGCGCTGCTTTCAGCCATGGCTCTGGCCGCCACCATGGGAATGAACGCCTACGGCGGGATGCTTACCGTGTTGACTACGGTCGATTCCATCCGGCCGATCAAGCCGACCCGCAAAGCCCGGGTCATCACCATCCTCGTGCTGACAGCGGTGTGGTACCTCATCGCCAGCACTATTACCTCCGGGGCTGTCAGCACGGTGTTCTCCTCACTGACCCTCATGCTGTACCTTCTGGTTCCCTGGACGGCGACGAACCTGGTCGATTACTTCCTGGTCCGGAAGGGCCACTACGCCATCACGGACCTGTTCACTCCCAAGGGTATCTACGGTGCTTGGGGGTCGCGGGGCTTGCTCTCCTTCGCTATCGGCCTCGTCGCTGAAATTCCCTTCATGGTGCTGCCCCAGATCGGTTCCTGGAGCTACACGGGACCCCTTGCCCAGGCACTGGGCGGCGTCGACATCGCTTGGCTCGTCGGGCTGCTTGTCACTTCCATCGCCTACATCCTGCTCAGCCGCTCACTCAACGTGGCTGCCGAACAGGCCGCACAGCTAAGCAGCGATCAAAAACTCGGCCGCGAGGAAGAAGCAACGACCCCGGTGCCTTATTGA
- a CDS encoding YybH family protein — MSPQLTPEEVTSAAERIVAAYSAMDEEAYFGSFDPQATFLFHGTPERLNSRDDYEEQWRTWVSEGWKVIGCHSSDPFIQIYGTTAVFSHSVATTTEEQGQRAITEERETIVFTRAGSGGIKAVHEHLSLNTF; from the coding sequence ATGAGCCCGCAGCTAACGCCGGAAGAAGTCACGTCGGCAGCGGAACGGATCGTTGCGGCCTATTCGGCCATGGACGAGGAAGCATATTTCGGCTCATTCGATCCGCAGGCGACCTTCTTGTTCCACGGGACCCCCGAACGGCTCAACAGCCGGGACGACTACGAAGAGCAGTGGCGCACCTGGGTGTCCGAAGGCTGGAAAGTGATCGGCTGCCACAGCAGCGATCCATTCATCCAGATCTACGGCACAACCGCGGTTTTTTCCCACAGCGTGGCTACCACCACGGAAGAGCAGGGGCAGCGGGCAATCACCGAGGAACGGGAAACCATCGTGTTTACCCGCGCCGGCTCCGGCGGCATCAAGGCCGTGCACGAGCACCTATCACTCAACACTTTCTGA
- a CDS encoding methyltransferase domain-containing protein, which yields MNEQKPEDVYTHGHHESVVRAHASRTAENSAAFVIPHLTAGTSVLDVGCGPGSITCDFAELVAPAKVVGLDRSADIVAQAASLAAERGMENVEFVTGNIYDLDFEDETFDLVHAHQVLQHLTDPVAALREMRRVAKPGAIVAVRDADFHGMSWYPEVRELDDWMELYQKIARRNGAEPDAGRRLVSWAQQAGFTDVAPSSSNWLYATAQQRRWQSRVWSERVLHSAFAEQALEYGLANEADLARIAAGWHRWGSTDDGYFLIPNGEVIARA from the coding sequence ATGAACGAGCAGAAGCCTGAAGACGTCTACACACACGGCCACCACGAGTCCGTCGTACGCGCCCACGCCTCCCGCACAGCCGAGAACTCTGCCGCGTTTGTCATCCCGCACCTCACCGCCGGGACATCAGTGCTCGACGTCGGATGCGGACCTGGGAGCATCACCTGCGACTTCGCGGAGCTGGTGGCTCCCGCGAAGGTTGTCGGGCTCGACCGTTCCGCCGACATCGTGGCCCAGGCTGCCTCGCTCGCGGCCGAACGTGGCATGGAAAACGTGGAATTCGTGACCGGTAACATCTACGATCTGGACTTCGAGGACGAGACCTTCGACCTCGTCCACGCCCACCAGGTCCTGCAGCACTTGACCGACCCCGTTGCTGCGCTGCGCGAGATGCGGCGCGTGGCCAAGCCCGGCGCCATCGTGGCAGTGCGCGACGCCGATTTCCACGGCATGAGCTGGTACCCGGAGGTCCGCGAGCTCGACGACTGGATGGAGCTCTACCAGAAGATCGCCCGACGGAACGGGGCGGAGCCCGACGCCGGGCGGCGGCTTGTGTCGTGGGCACAGCAGGCGGGCTTCACCGACGTCGCGCCCTCCAGCAGCAACTGGCTTTACGCCACCGCGCAGCAGCGCCGTTGGCAGTCGCGGGTGTGGAGCGAGCGCGTCCTGCACTCCGCCTTTGCGGAGCAGGCCCTGGAATACGGGCTGGCCAACGAGGCTGACCTGGCCCGGATCGCCGCCGGTTGGCACCGTTGGGGCTCCACGGATGATGGCTACTTCCTGATCCCGAACGGGGAAGTCATCGCACGGGCGTAG
- a CDS encoding YciI family protein: MKYMIMMFGSAEGMMETADPEWIREMIGFMIQIDKDLSDSGEMVFNAGLADPGTAKLVKQTDSGVITTDGPFAEAKESLIGYWVVDVASEERAVEICSSIVKYAPVVELRRVQDAPPEV, from the coding sequence ATGAAGTACATGATCATGATGTTTGGTTCCGCCGAGGGCATGATGGAAACCGCCGATCCCGAGTGGATCAGGGAAATGATCGGGTTCATGATCCAGATCGACAAGGATCTCAGCGATTCAGGCGAAATGGTTTTCAACGCGGGACTGGCTGACCCCGGGACTGCCAAGCTGGTCAAGCAGACGGACAGCGGGGTCATCACCACCGATGGACCTTTCGCCGAAGCCAAGGAATCCCTCATCGGCTACTGGGTGGTGGACGTCGCCAGCGAGGAACGGGCAGTGGAAATCTGCTCCAGCATCGTGAAATACGCACCGGTTGTGGAGCTGCGCCGCGTCCAGGACGCACCGCCGGAGGTCTAA
- a CDS encoding RNA polymerase sigma factor, whose amino-acid sequence MAEPSGESTVEDLLRTLAPQVLGALVRRHGQFAECEDAVQEALLEAALQWPVSGVPDNPRSWLLTVATRRLVDYWRSESARQAREQRAASMEPPAPEEPSSLSETDGFAEDTLTLLFLCCHPALSAPSQLALTLRAVGGLTTAEIASAFFVPEATMGQRISRAKQSIKKAGAHFELPETGERKARLGVVLHVLYLIFNEGYAASSGPSMQREDLTAEAIRLTRLLRGLLPGELEVGGLLALMLLTDARRRARSLPDGMLVPLAEQDRRQWDTTQIAEGLGLLSAVLGVGRPGPYQLQAAIAAVHAEAASAEQTDWPQILALYTVLEAMAPSPVVALNRAVAVAMVEGPQVALELLDGIDVELKRWHRLDAVRGHLLEMSGDLAGARECFLAAARKTGSLQERQYLLVKAAKLGQLST is encoded by the coding sequence TTGGCCGAGCCTTCCGGGGAATCCACGGTGGAGGACCTGCTGCGCACGCTTGCGCCGCAGGTCCTTGGCGCGCTCGTCCGCAGGCACGGCCAATTTGCCGAGTGCGAGGATGCCGTCCAGGAAGCGCTGCTCGAGGCAGCATTGCAATGGCCGGTCTCCGGCGTCCCGGACAACCCCAGATCCTGGCTACTCACGGTCGCCACACGGCGGTTGGTGGACTACTGGCGCAGCGAAAGTGCCAGACAGGCACGCGAACAACGTGCGGCATCCATGGAACCGCCGGCCCCCGAGGAGCCTTCTTCGCTCAGTGAAACGGACGGGTTTGCGGAAGATACCCTCACCCTCCTTTTCCTGTGCTGCCACCCTGCCCTCTCAGCACCCTCGCAGCTGGCACTGACATTGCGGGCAGTCGGAGGGCTCACGACGGCGGAAATCGCCAGCGCGTTCTTTGTCCCGGAAGCCACCATGGGCCAGAGGATCAGCCGGGCCAAGCAGAGCATCAAGAAGGCCGGAGCCCATTTCGAGCTCCCGGAAACGGGCGAGCGAAAGGCGCGGCTCGGCGTCGTACTCCACGTCCTGTACCTGATCTTCAATGAGGGTTACGCGGCGAGTTCCGGGCCGTCCATGCAGCGCGAAGACCTCACAGCGGAGGCCATCCGCCTTACGCGGCTCCTGCGCGGCCTGCTCCCGGGCGAGCTTGAGGTGGGCGGACTGCTGGCCCTCATGCTCCTTACAGATGCACGACGCCGGGCGAGGTCCCTTCCGGACGGGATGCTGGTGCCGCTAGCCGAGCAGGATCGCCGGCAGTGGGACACGACGCAGATCGCCGAGGGCCTTGGACTCTTGTCGGCCGTGCTGGGGGTTGGGCGTCCGGGACCCTACCAACTGCAGGCCGCGATCGCGGCGGTCCATGCCGAGGCGGCCTCCGCGGAGCAGACCGACTGGCCACAGATCCTGGCGTTGTACACGGTCCTCGAAGCCATGGCCCCAAGCCCGGTGGTGGCATTGAACCGGGCAGTTGCCGTGGCAATGGTTGAAGGGCCGCAGGTGGCCCTTGAGCTGCTGGACGGGATTGATGTCGAGTTGAAAAGGTGGCACAGGCTCGACGCCGTTCGCGGGCACTTGCTCGAAATGTCCGGTGACCTTGCGGGCGCCCGGGAGTGCTTTCTCGCCGCGGCAAGGAAAACGGGGAGCCTGCAGGAACGGCAGTATCTCCTGGTGAAGGCGGCCAAGCTGGGGCAGTTGTCCACATAG
- a CDS encoding type II toxin-antitoxin system Phd/YefM family antitoxin: MGQYNIQEAKTRLSELLHMVERGEEVIIAKAGKPVARIVRIEHPRKRELGFLGQINLPDNLFDPLTEQELAEWE, translated from the coding sequence ATGGGCCAGTACAACATCCAGGAAGCGAAAACGCGGCTCTCTGAACTTCTCCATATGGTTGAACGAGGCGAAGAGGTGATTATTGCCAAGGCCGGCAAGCCCGTCGCACGAATAGTTCGTATTGAGCACCCTCGAAAGCGCGAGTTGGGCTTCCTGGGTCAGATCAATCTTCCTGACAACCTGTTCGACCCTCTGACGGAGCAAGAACTGGCGGAGTGGGAATGA
- a CDS encoding type II toxin-antitoxin system VapC family toxin, producing the protein MTAFLLDSNALVLAMTRPEQLSSTARSIIEDLENRTFASAASAYELAYKYSRGRLAALDPIMTGYRQHVRRVVTEELSLTAEHALAAASFDWPHRDPFDRMIAAQAAVEGLTLVTSDRALQEFRLVSTIW; encoded by the coding sequence ATGACTGCGTTTCTCTTGGATTCCAACGCGTTGGTGCTCGCGATGACCAGGCCAGAACAATTGTCCAGCACGGCCCGGTCGATCATCGAAGATCTCGAAAATCGAACTTTTGCCTCAGCTGCCTCGGCCTATGAACTGGCTTACAAGTACTCACGCGGTCGCCTCGCTGCATTGGATCCGATCATGACCGGGTACCGTCAGCACGTAAGACGTGTAGTCACCGAGGAACTGAGCCTTACCGCGGAGCATGCCCTGGCTGCGGCATCGTTTGACTGGCCGCACAGGGACCCTTTCGATCGGATGATTGCTGCGCAGGCCGCCGTCGAGGGCTTGACGCTTGTGACGTCCGATCGGGCGCTCCAGGAATTCCGACTCGTCAGCACGATCTGGTAG
- a CDS encoding LysE family transporter codes for MQISLWLALVGAGTLISFTPGAGAISTMSNSLNSGFRRSIWGVLGQQAALIIHILIVALGVGVLVSSSPVVFNVIRYTGAAYLVYMGIRQFLHRPDLDKEKVEARRNEPAWSMFQRGVWVNLLNPKAIVFFLAFMPQFIRPEQPLIPQYLVLSSTIVFIDICVMWFFFALAARSFQRFTHNEHGQKVLNRTFGVLFVSVGVLLAAIH; via the coding sequence GTGCAAATTTCGCTTTGGCTGGCCCTGGTAGGCGCCGGCACCCTGATCAGTTTCACTCCCGGCGCAGGCGCCATCTCCACTATGAGCAACTCGCTCAACTCCGGATTCCGCCGCTCCATCTGGGGAGTGCTGGGCCAACAGGCGGCACTGATCATCCATATCCTGATCGTGGCTCTCGGGGTAGGTGTTCTGGTCTCGAGCTCACCCGTGGTTTTCAACGTCATCCGCTACACGGGGGCCGCATACCTGGTGTACATGGGCATCCGGCAGTTCCTTCACCGGCCGGATCTGGACAAGGAAAAAGTGGAGGCCCGGCGCAACGAGCCAGCGTGGTCCATGTTCCAGCGAGGCGTTTGGGTCAACTTGCTCAATCCCAAGGCGATCGTCTTCTTCCTGGCCTTCATGCCGCAGTTCATCCGCCCCGAGCAGCCCCTGATTCCGCAGTATCTGGTCCTCAGCAGCACGATCGTCTTCATCGACATCTGCGTCATGTGGTTCTTCTTCGCTTTGGCCGCCCGGTCATTCCAACGGTTCACCCACAACGAGCACGGGCAAAAGGTCTTGAACCGCACTTTCGGCGTGCTGTTCGTGTCCGTGGGCGTTCTACTCGCCGCCATCCACTAA
- a CDS encoding LacI family DNA-binding transcriptional regulator, producing the protein MESAEPVHRALGRTQRVTAAMVASLAGVSTATVSLVANGKTQGRVSEDNISRVRQAIAELGYVVDGIGSSLAKGVSSIVILVAPDISNPFFAKVIAGVRESLGSEYQLLLSVTDAGEFPRAEDVRKLLALRPAGLLVDAPNASFLEELSVGGPLVLLDAPGLEAYAPSVNLDVAHGARQLAAHLAASGHKRVAYVDSVTGTATFEVRRAAFLDEANSSGISIADAHIISTTIDVGAAAAAFAAAWPDWQRAGVTAVVCGTDTHAYGVLQEARVAGVRIPEELAVAGFDDLPYSATSNPSLTSVHLPATSLGLKAGEQLRGLMEGRELDQPQLTLESSLVVRGSTSIAE; encoded by the coding sequence ATGGAATCCGCGGAACCAGTGCATCGGGCCCTAGGCCGTACGCAGCGCGTCACCGCGGCGATGGTGGCCTCCCTGGCAGGGGTCTCGACTGCGACGGTGTCCCTGGTTGCCAACGGCAAAACCCAGGGCAGGGTCTCCGAAGACAACATTTCACGAGTCCGCCAGGCTATCGCCGAACTCGGCTACGTGGTGGATGGCATCGGCAGTTCGTTGGCCAAGGGCGTGAGCTCGATTGTGATCCTTGTGGCACCGGACATTTCCAACCCCTTTTTCGCCAAGGTCATCGCGGGAGTCCGGGAATCGCTCGGCTCGGAGTACCAGCTGCTGCTCTCCGTGACCGACGCCGGTGAGTTTCCCCGTGCGGAGGACGTCCGAAAGCTACTGGCCCTTCGTCCCGCCGGCCTGCTGGTGGATGCGCCCAACGCAAGCTTCCTGGAGGAGCTGTCCGTGGGCGGGCCGCTGGTCCTTCTCGATGCCCCCGGCCTCGAAGCCTATGCCCCATCCGTGAACCTCGATGTTGCCCACGGCGCCCGTCAATTGGCCGCGCATCTTGCGGCCTCCGGGCACAAGCGGGTTGCCTACGTGGACAGTGTGACGGGCACAGCCACGTTCGAGGTGCGCCGGGCGGCGTTCCTGGATGAGGCAAATTCCTCCGGTATTTCCATTGCGGACGCGCACATCATCAGCACCACCATCGACGTCGGCGCTGCCGCGGCTGCCTTCGCTGCCGCGTGGCCGGACTGGCAGCGCGCCGGGGTCACCGCCGTCGTTTGCGGAACGGACACCCACGCCTACGGTGTGTTGCAGGAGGCCCGCGTGGCCGGTGTCCGGATTCCTGAGGAGCTCGCGGTCGCCGGCTTCGATGACCTGCCATATTCGGCCACGAGCAACCCGAGCCTGACCAGTGTGCATCTGCCGGCCACGTCCCTGGGACTCAAGGCCGGCGAACAACTCCGGGGGCTGATGGAAGGCCGTGAGCTGGACCAACCGCAACTGACCCTCGAGAGCTCGTTGGTGGTGCGCGGCTCCACATCGATTGCTGAGTAA
- the uriH gene encoding uridine-preferring nucleoside hydrolase UriH → MDPNTMTRERKKIILDCDPGHDDAVALLLAHGNPDIELLAVTTVVGNQTLEKVTRNALSVGTIAGITGVPFAAGCDRPLVRSIETAPDIHGETGMDGPEQPQSAIELDPRHAVDLIIETIMALEPGTVTLVPTAGLTNIAMAARKEPRIVERVKEVVLMGGGYHVGNWSAVAEFNIIIDPEAAHIVFNEKWPVVMVGLDLTHQALATPEVVEKIAAVGTKPAKFVMELMEFFTKTYKDAQGFDYPPVHDPCAVAYVIDPTVMTTRKVPVDIELQGKLTLGMTVADFRAPAPADCHTSVAVDLDHEKFWNLVTDAIIRIGEPDAGEPAVASSIAGEAK, encoded by the coding sequence ATGGATCCCAACACCATGACCCGTGAACGCAAGAAGATCATCCTGGATTGTGATCCCGGGCACGACGACGCCGTAGCCCTGCTGCTGGCCCACGGCAACCCGGACATCGAACTGCTCGCCGTTACCACGGTGGTGGGGAACCAAACCCTGGAAAAGGTCACCCGAAACGCCCTGTCCGTGGGCACCATCGCCGGCATCACCGGCGTTCCCTTTGCCGCCGGCTGCGACCGCCCACTCGTCCGCTCCATAGAAACCGCGCCGGACATCCACGGCGAAACCGGCATGGACGGGCCCGAACAGCCCCAGTCCGCCATCGAGCTGGACCCGCGCCACGCCGTCGACCTCATCATCGAAACGATCATGGCGCTCGAGCCGGGCACCGTTACCCTCGTCCCCACAGCGGGACTCACAAACATCGCCATGGCCGCCCGCAAGGAGCCGCGCATCGTTGAACGCGTCAAGGAAGTTGTCCTCATGGGCGGCGGCTACCACGTTGGCAATTGGAGCGCCGTGGCGGAATTCAACATCATCATTGACCCCGAGGCCGCACACATCGTCTTCAACGAAAAGTGGCCCGTGGTGATGGTCGGTCTGGACCTCACGCACCAAGCGCTGGCCACTCCCGAGGTCGTCGAGAAGATCGCCGCCGTGGGCACCAAGCCGGCCAAGTTCGTCATGGAACTGATGGAGTTCTTCACCAAGACCTACAAGGATGCACAGGGCTTCGACTATCCCCCGGTGCACGATCCTTGCGCCGTGGCCTACGTCATCGACCCCACTGTGATGACTACCCGCAAAGTCCCCGTTGACATCGAACTGCAGGGCAAGCTCACCCTTGGCATGACCGTAGCCGATTTCCGCGCCCCCGCACCGGCCGACTGCCACACCTCCGTCGCCGTCGACCTTGACCACGAGAAGTTCTGGAACCTCGTCACCGACGCGATCATCCGCATCGGCGAGCCCGACGCCGGCGAACCCGCCGTCGCCAGCAGCATCGCAGGAGAGGCCAAGTAA
- the uriT gene encoding uridine transporter UriT, whose translation MTTLINETKTSRGNVAALMVALLAACVAFQLNASMLSPALVTMGNELHTDQAVIGLSQTWFFTAAALFSLFLPRLSDIVGRKKILLGMMLLMAVGSVIAAMAPDVTWLFVGRIVQGVSGPTVPLCLIMLRSAVNNPRKYGALMGLITAVNGGVAGVDSFVGGYFAEHFGFRSIFWLMVGLAIVATALVAILAGESKPAAGTTMDWLGVFFIVIAAGALLTALNEGSKLVGAFSSGTLMLAIGLIVVAAAAFAAFWTVEKRSKEPMVETVHLRQRSTWAPLLTTTLAMTGIFAVINGIVPAYVQAAAPGFGVGPTEMSLMILTPYALLGWVFGPISGRLAPVLGYTKVLRIGMLGSIAALAVIAFFGLSSLPLMIVGTALLGIMYAGTVNIMLNGLGVVLSPAGNPGFLPGMNAGAFNLGAGLSFLVLPAVLVATSALGDARASYLTVVVVGLAITVAAFAASLLIPKPLEAEVEK comes from the coding sequence ATGACCACCCTCATCAACGAAACCAAGACCAGCCGCGGCAATGTCGCGGCCCTCATGGTCGCCCTGTTGGCCGCCTGCGTAGCCTTCCAGCTCAACGCGTCGATGCTCAGCCCGGCCCTGGTCACCATGGGCAACGAGCTCCACACGGACCAGGCGGTCATCGGCCTCTCCCAGACCTGGTTCTTCACGGCAGCAGCTTTGTTCTCGCTCTTCCTGCCGCGCCTGAGCGACATCGTCGGCCGCAAGAAGATCCTCCTCGGCATGATGCTGCTGATGGCCGTAGGCTCGGTCATCGCAGCCATGGCACCCGACGTTACATGGCTCTTCGTGGGCCGCATCGTCCAAGGCGTCAGCGGCCCCACCGTGCCGCTGTGCCTCATCATGCTGCGCTCCGCGGTCAACAACCCGCGCAAGTATGGAGCCTTGATGGGCCTCATCACGGCAGTCAACGGCGGCGTTGCCGGCGTCGACTCCTTCGTGGGCGGTTACTTCGCCGAGCACTTCGGATTCCGCAGCATTTTCTGGCTCATGGTTGGCCTCGCCATCGTGGCCACGGCCCTGGTCGCCATCCTTGCCGGTGAGAGCAAGCCCGCCGCCGGCACCACCATGGATTGGCTCGGCGTGTTCTTCATTGTCATCGCGGCGGGCGCACTCCTGACGGCCCTTAACGAGGGATCCAAGCTGGTTGGCGCCTTCTCTTCCGGAACTCTGATGCTGGCCATCGGGCTGATTGTGGTCGCTGCTGCCGCGTTCGCCGCGTTCTGGACAGTCGAGAAGCGATCCAAGGAACCGATGGTGGAAACCGTCCACCTGCGCCAGCGATCCACCTGGGCGCCGCTGCTGACCACCACCCTCGCCATGACCGGCATCTTCGCAGTCATCAACGGCATCGTCCCGGCCTACGTCCAGGCCGCGGCACCGGGATTCGGGGTTGGCCCCACCGAGATGTCCCTCATGATCCTCACCCCGTACGCCCTGCTCGGCTGGGTATTCGGACCCATCAGCGGCCGGCTCGCCCCGGTGCTCGGCTACACCAAAGTCCTCCGCATCGGCATGCTGGGAAGCATCGCGGCCCTGGCCGTCATCGCGTTCTTCGGACTCAGCAGCCTACCCCTCATGATCGTGGGAACGGCCTTACTCGGCATCATGTACGCCGGTACGGTCAACATCATGCTCAACGGACTCGGAGTTGTCCTCTCCCCCGCCGGCAACCCCGGCTTCCTGCCCGGCATGAACGCCGGAGCATTCAACCTCGGCGCAGGCCTGAGCTTCCTGGTGTTGCCGGCCGTCCTTGTGGCGACCTCGGCCCTCGGCGACGCCAGGGCCTCGTACTTGACGGTCGTCGTCGTCGGCCTCGCCATCACGGTCGCCGCCTTCGCTGCCTCGCTGCTCATCCCGAAGCCGCTCGAAGCCGAGGTTGAAAAGTGA
- a CDS encoding ribokinase — protein MNRRIVVVGSLNADLTIYCERLPLPGETVHGNGFAVNPGGKSANQAVAASRLGGTVSLIGAVGNDSNGDMLLASTQGAGVDVSRVRRSADVATGVAVIAVDANGENNIIISAGANGTLAPADVSADAFDDAAVLCLCLEVSLETVEAAAKTAHDAGATVLLNLSPYAEIPQSLAALSDVLLVNAHEASMFLGDAEMPHPGAHASAWESVRSQFAERGLQRVLVTLGSHGSVVLDSLAASGEQISRIAPTKVNAVDTTGAGDAFTGAVAARLAAGETLAEAAAFASVAAALATTKKGTQAAYPGAEEVLEHLRIS, from the coding sequence GTGAACCGCCGGATCGTCGTCGTCGGGTCCCTGAATGCGGACCTGACCATCTATTGCGAGCGGCTCCCGCTCCCGGGAGAAACCGTCCACGGCAACGGTTTCGCGGTCAATCCCGGCGGCAAGAGCGCCAACCAGGCCGTCGCGGCGAGCAGGCTGGGTGGAACGGTGAGCCTGATCGGCGCGGTCGGAAACGACTCCAACGGTGACATGCTCCTTGCCTCCACGCAAGGGGCCGGCGTGGACGTTTCGCGCGTCCGGCGTTCCGCGGATGTCGCCACCGGCGTCGCGGTCATCGCGGTAGACGCGAACGGTGAGAACAACATCATCATTTCGGCAGGCGCCAACGGAACGCTCGCCCCGGCGGATGTGTCGGCGGACGCCTTCGACGACGCCGCGGTGCTCTGCCTCTGCCTGGAGGTCAGCCTCGAGACGGTGGAGGCTGCCGCCAAAACAGCGCACGACGCCGGCGCAACCGTTCTGTTGAACCTCTCGCCGTACGCCGAGATCCCGCAAAGCCTGGCCGCCTTGAGCGATGTACTGCTGGTGAACGCCCATGAAGCGTCAATGTTCCTGGGCGACGCCGAAATGCCGCACCCGGGGGCCCATGCAAGCGCCTGGGAGTCGGTCCGAAGCCAGTTCGCCGAGCGCGGATTGCAACGGGTATTGGTTACCCTCGGCTCCCACGGCTCGGTGGTGTTGGATTCACTCGCCGCATCCGGGGAACAGATCTCCCGGATCGCACCCACCAAGGTCAATGCCGTGGATACGACCGGCGCAGGGGACGCCTTCACCGGTGCCGTCGCTGCCCGCCTCGCCGCGGGCGAAACCCTGGCCGAAGCCGCGGCGTTCGCATCGGTGGCCGCAGCGCTCGCCACCACCAAGAAGGGCACCCAGGCCGCCTACCCCGGGGCCGAGGAAGTCCTGGAGCACTTGCGGATTTCCTGA
- a CDS encoding low molecular weight protein-tyrosine-phosphatase yields MYSALSPYRIITVCTGNICRSPMAQLMLTEAFDAGGMGEAVVVDSAGTTSYEAGHPIDPRAARVLSSHRIRSEGHIARIWRPEWFRERDLILALDVDHYGWLHEAAPDSETLAKIRMLRSFDPAVVGRSTLDLGIEDPWYGGHHDFDVTWDLIRAAVPGIVAHTRETLAARQHAQQHDPQQVRSIS; encoded by the coding sequence ATGTACTCAGCGTTGAGCCCATACCGCATCATCACCGTCTGCACGGGAAACATCTGCCGCTCACCCATGGCGCAACTGATGCTGACTGAAGCGTTCGACGCCGGAGGGATGGGTGAAGCGGTTGTTGTGGACTCCGCGGGAACTACGTCCTACGAGGCCGGGCACCCCATCGATCCACGCGCAGCCCGGGTCCTTTCGTCCCATCGGATCCGCTCCGAGGGTCACATTGCCAGGATCTGGCGCCCGGAGTGGTTCCGGGAGCGGGACCTGATTTTGGCCCTCGACGTGGATCACTATGGCTGGCTGCACGAGGCCGCCCCGGATTCGGAAACACTCGCCAAGATCCGGATGCTGCGCAGTTTCGACCCAGCCGTTGTTGGCCGGAGCACCCTGGACCTGGGCATCGAGGATCCTTGGTATGGGGGCCACCATGACTTCGACGTGACCTGGGACCTCATTCGCGCGGCCGTCCCTGGCATCGTCGCGCACACGCGGGAAACCCTTGCCGCGAGGCAGCACGCACAGCAGCACGACCCGCAGCAGGTACGCTCTATTTCATGA